One genomic segment of Theobroma cacao cultivar B97-61/B2 chromosome 6, Criollo_cocoa_genome_V2, whole genome shotgun sequence includes these proteins:
- the LOC108662446 gene encoding uncharacterized protein LOC108662446: MQFVFVLPGWEWSVTDGRVLRGALRRRNRLKVSHGCYYLVDAGYTNCESFLAPFKGQQYHLNEWRQGHEPSSPEEFFNMKHAAARNVIEMCFGLLKMRWGIFRSPSFYLIRIHNKSLYFYFV; the protein is encoded by the exons ATGCAGTTTGTCTTTGTTCTTCCTGGTTGGGAATGGTCTGTAACTGATGGCAGAGTTCTTCGAGGTGCACTAAGGAGAAGAAATAGACTTAAAGTGTCTCATG GTTGTTACTATTTAGTTGATGCGGGCTATACAAATTGTGAGAGCTTTCTTGCACCTTTTAAGGGTCAACAAtatcatttgaatgaatggCGTCAAGGACATGAACCAAGCAGTCCTgaagaattttttaatatgaaacaTGCTGCTGCTCGCAATGTTATAGAGATGTGTTTTGGGTTGTTGAAAATGAGGTGGGGTATCTTTAGGAGTCCATCATTTTATCTGATTAGGATACATAACAagtctttatacttttatttcgtttaa
- the LOC18596000 gene encoding GATA transcription factor 12, whose protein sequence is MEAADFFVGGYYGGAAGGDFSSEMRMSAEQKLAENFTVDDLLDFSNEDAIISDGFFDNVAGNSTDSSTVTCNSSVSGGDNHFSSANFPHSSQFSGELCVPYDDLAELEWLSNFVEDSFSTDQNLQSNLQILATSKSPTPESSSSSTRIESLTRSPTNPIFQNDTPLPGKARSKRSRAAPCDWSTRLLHLTPKSTGQKKRDNPNANSESLGRKCLHCAAEKTPQWRTGPMGPKTLCNACGVRYKSGRLVPEYRPASSPTFMSTKHSNSHRKVVELRRQKDLQRAQQQQFLSQTSIFGISNGGGGDDFLIHHGGPDFRHMI, encoded by the exons ATGGAGGCAGCGGACTTCTTCGTCGGAGGATATTACGGAGGCGCAGCTGGCGGTGATTTCTCGTCGGAGATGAGGATGTCAGCGGAGCAAAAGCTCGCTGAGAATTTCACCGTCGACGACCTCCTTGACTTCTCCAACGAAGACGCCATTATCAGCGACGGTTTCTTCGACAATGTCGCCGGCAATTCTACCGATTCCTCCACTGTCACCTGCAATTCCTCCGTTTCTGGAGGCGATAACCATTTCTCCTCTGCCAATTTCCCTCACTCCTCTCAGTTCTCCGGCGAACTCTGCGTCCCg taTGATGACTTGGCGGAACTTGAATGGCTCTCAAATTTCGTTGAGGACTCGTTCTCAACAGACCAGAATTTACAAAGCAACCTCCAGATTTTGGCCACGTCAAAATCTCCCACACCCGAATCCTCCTCGTCGTCCACCCGAATCGAGTCCTTAACCCGGAGCCCAACCAACCCAATTTTCCAAAACGACACTCCGCTCCCGGGTAAAGCCCGGTCCAAGCGTTCACGGGCAGCCCCGTGCGATTGGTCGACCCGACTCCTCCACCTCACCCCGAAATCCACGGGGCAGAAGAAAAGGGATAATCCGAATGCCAATTCGGAGTCTTTGGGCCGGAAATGTTTACATTGTGCGGCGGAGAAGACCCCACAATGGAGGACCGGGCCGATGGGTCCTAAAACGCTTTGTAATGCGTGTGGGGTGAGGTACAAGTCGGGTCGGTTGGTACCCGAATACCGACCCGCTTCCAGCCCGACATTTATGTCGACGAAGCATTCCAATTCGCATAGGAAAGTTGTGGAGCTTAGGAGGCAAAAGGATTTGCAAAGAGCACAGCAGCAACAGTTTCTTAGTCAAACATCGATTTTCGGCATATCCAACGGTGGTGGCGGGGATGATTTCTTGATCCATCATGGTGGGCCCGATTTTCGGCACATGATTTAG